TCGAGGAGTCCCGACTCGGCGAGTTCGGCCAGGGATTTCGCCACGGGGTCCTCCTGCGGGATCGGCGGGGTTCCTCCACCATAGAGGCGCCGTGATGGTCGTATGCTCGCCTGGTGATACGTACCCTGCGTGGCTCCGCCCTCGGTATCACGGCGGCGCTCATCGGCTGGTTCATCGTCGTCGAGCTCGTCAGCGGCATCCTGCAGGGGTACTACGTGCCCCTGTTCAGCGACATCGTCGTGCACTTGGGGATCCGCGACTCCGACGTCAACTGGTTCGAGGCCGCCCAGCTGCTGCTTTCCTCGATCGTCGTGCCGGTGCTCGCGAAGATCGGCGACATGTTCGGGCACAAGAAGGTGCTCCTCATCGCGACCGTGCTGACCGCCGGGGCGACGTGGTGGGTCGCCTTCGCGGGCGATTTCTGGTCGTTCCTCATCGCGTGGGCGTTGCAGGGCTTCTACGTCGTCTGGCTTCCACTCGAGATCGCGCTCATCTTCGAACGAGGTCGCCGACAGGCGCGCGGGACGTCGACCACTCGGCGCGCGGCGGGTCTTCTCATCGTCGGACTGCAGGCGGGCGCGATCATCGGGGCGCTCGCGGCCGGTCGCGTCTTCGCCGCGACGGGCGAGAACCTCGGCGTGACGCTCCTGATCCCCGCGATCGCGGTGACGGCGGTCTTCTTCGTGATCCTGTTCGGCGTTCCCGACTCCGAGCCGCTGCCGGGGCGCCGACTCGACGTCGGCGGCTTTGCGCTGCTGACGGCGGGATTGCTGCTCATCACGACGGCGCTGACCTTCATCCGGATGCCGGATCTGCCGACCTGGCTCACGTGGATCCTCCTCCCCCTCGGGGTGGGCGTGCTCGTCGTGTTCGTCGCGTACGAAAGGCGGCAAGATGATCCCGCCATCGACATCCGGGTCTTCAAGCGACCCGAGATGTGGCCGATCCAGGTGACGGCGTTCCTGCTCGGCATCAGCGTGTTGGGTGCGCAGGCTCCCCTCTCGACGTTCGTCGGCACCGACCCCGCGCTCGGCTACGGACTCGGACTGGATGCGACGGCTCGCTCGAACGTCATCGGGGTCTACCTCGCCTTCGTGATCTTGGGGGCGGTCATCTTCGCGATCACGTCTCGGAGCCTGCCGCCGCGGATCCTGCTGATCGTCGGAGCGGTCCTGCTCGGCATCGGGTACGGCCTCTTCATCCCGTTCCACGACACGCTCATCCAGGTGCTGACGAACATGGCGATCGCGGGCATCGGATCGGGGGCGTTGCTGGCCGCGCTGCCTGCCGCGGCCGCCGCGGCGGCGCCACGCGGGCAGACGGGTGTGGCATCCGCTCTGACGAACACGACGAAGACGATCGGCGGCACGTTCTCGTCAGCCATCTTCGGCGTCGTGCTCGCGGCGGGAGTCGGCGCGGTCGCGAGCGACACCGCGGCGTCCCTCGGCGGCTACCTCGCGGTGTGGTCGATCTGCGCTGCCGGCGGGCTGCTCGCCGCCGTGCTGTTGTTCTTCGTGCCGAAGGTCGCGTTCGCGGACACCCTCCCCGAGGAGTTGGAGGCAGCAGCGGGCGAGGGTCAGATCGTCTGATCAGGCTGGGCGGGTCGTGTCCGCATGGCGTAGCCCGGTGCGCAGTCTGCCCGGGCGGGCTATACGTGCACTTCGCTCGCGACGCGGGACGCGGCGCGGCCGCAGCCCCCGTCAGTGCCCGATCAACGACCCTCTGCGCGGATGCCTGAGATCGTTGACCTTGATCCCGTGTCCGATAGACGCGGATCACGCTCCGAGGTGTCGTGCGAGCGCCTCGTGTAGGCCGCGCGTGCCGGTTTCTCGCGCCGCCCCGTCGGCCCAGAACTGGTCGAAGAACACCCCCTGCTCGGTGTGCGTCATCCGGGTTCCGCCGTCGATTACCTCGAATTCGATAGACGCGACTGAGGTCGACATGTGCGTTCCATCGAGCCACATGTCGTAGGTGGTCACGATCCGGTGATGTTCGACGATGTCGGTGTACACCGACTCGAAGCGCGAGACAGGTCCACCATGGAACCTTCCCTCGTCGATGTCACGACCTCCAACGCGGAAGTCGAATGCCCACTCGCGCGGCTCGAACGCGTCGTCGTCGCCCGTCCAGTTGCGTTTCTGGTCGGCGTCGGCGAACGCGAACCAGACGGTCTCGACCGGGACGGGATAGTCGCGAGTGAGAGTGAAGCTGGAATGCGCCAGACGGCGTTCGGTGGCCATCGCCGGCTCCCTACCGTGAGAAGGTGACGTGGATGGTGCCGCTTTCCGCGACGACCGTCGACATGGTGTGCGTCTGCTCCAGCCCGCGCAGGTCATCCCACACCCGATTTCCGCGTCCGAGGACGATCGGGGCGATCCCGATGTGCAGCTCATCCACGAGCCCCGCCTTCAGGAAGGAACGGGCGGTGCTGATGCCACCGCCCACGCGAACGTCGCGACCGTCCGCTGCGGCGGTCGCTTCCGAGAGCACGTCCTGGATCGCTCCGTCGCGGAAGTGGAAGGTGGTGCCGCCGTTCATTGCGATCGATGCTCGGGGCGTCGAGTGCGTGAGAACGTAGACGGGGCAACCGAAGGGCGGCTCATCTCCCCACCACCCTCGCCAGTCCGGGTCGTCCGGGTAGGCGTGAAGGCCGAACATCGCGGCCCCATGATCTCAGCACCGATCCCCTCGAAGAACGTCGACGCGAACTCGTCGTCAACGCCCGCCGAGCCTTTCCCCGAGGTATCGCCGAACACCTTGCGCCGGAATGTGCGAGTGGCGGCGTATGCGGCAGTCAGGGCGCCCCAGTCCTCACCCATCGGGTTTCCCGCGGCGGAGTCGGGAGCAGCCGAGTATCCGTCGAGCGACGAGAAGAGGTCGATGCGAACACGGGTCATTGTTTATCTCCTTG
This genomic stretch from Microbacterium sp. SLBN-146 harbors:
- a CDS encoding SRPBCC domain-containing protein, whose amino-acid sequence is MATERRLAHSSFTLTRDYPVPVETVWFAFADADQKRNWTGDDDAFEPREWAFDFRVGGRDIDEGRFHGGPVSRFESVYTDIVEHHRIVTTYDMWLDGTHMSTSVASIEFEVIDGGTRMTHTEQGVFFDQFWADGAARETGTRGLHEALARHLGA
- a CDS encoding dihydrofolate reductase family protein, translated to MNGGTTFHFRDGAIQDVLSEATAAADGRDVRVGGGISTARSFLKAGLVDELHIGIAPIVLGRGNRVWDDLRGLEQTHTMSTVVAESGTIHVTFSR
- a CDS encoding MFS transporter, which translates into the protein MIRTLRGSALGITAALIGWFIVVELVSGILQGYYVPLFSDIVVHLGIRDSDVNWFEAAQLLLSSIVVPVLAKIGDMFGHKKVLLIATVLTAGATWWVAFAGDFWSFLIAWALQGFYVVWLPLEIALIFERGRRQARGTSTTRRAAGLLIVGLQAGAIIGALAAGRVFAATGENLGVTLLIPAIAVTAVFFVILFGVPDSEPLPGRRLDVGGFALLTAGLLLITTALTFIRMPDLPTWLTWILLPLGVGVLVVFVAYERRQDDPAIDIRVFKRPEMWPIQVTAFLLGISVLGAQAPLSTFVGTDPALGYGLGLDATARSNVIGVYLAFVILGAVIFAITSRSLPPRILLIVGAVLLGIGYGLFIPFHDTLIQVLTNMAIAGIGSGALLAALPAAAAAAAPRGQTGVASALTNTTKTIGGTFSSAIFGVVLAAGVGAVASDTAASLGGYLAVWSICAAGGLLAAVLLFFVPKVAFADTLPEELEAAAGEGQIV